In Danaus plexippus chromosome 8, MEX_DaPlex, whole genome shotgun sequence, the sequence GTACTTCGACTActtacatttgtatattattagtgTAAAcagtacaatataattttccgTTTTTGATAagccaaaaaatataaaaaaaatacgtataacTTTCTCTTATATCAATTAGTTACGATTACTGAATAATGCTTAATaaggtattatttatttaattgattatattgaaGTGAGCATTATCAGGATATAAGATATTAAAGCttcttattatcataaaattattgatcaTAACATGACTGTACTATGATAAGATAaagatcattataatttataaaatataaataataatttgtaattgtaATAGGTAATTCAGATTTGTTTTTGTCATGATTTTGATTGTTGACGTCCATCCATGACGTTTGTTACATTCAGTCAATAAATATCACCAtaaagaatagaatagaaagtTGCCATTGTAGAAACatttcagaaaaatataatgtatcataatgttatttctgttttcttttaatgcATTCAATATGACtgataatatttagttatatgcCATTTAAAGTGTGTTCTTATCATAGGAagtataattcattaaaacagacaagaaaatgaaaagaaaaacaagtcagtaaattaaagatttatatacattgtaaATTCTCAAGAATGCagagtataaattttaattactatattaataattgtatagttttaagttttaacataAGTTCAATTTGAGGTCatcattaaacttaaattaattatagaagaCGAAGTCAATTATTCGAATGTGTCTTTGTCTTCCTGGTGTAGATGtaagtaatttgttataatttgtatttcactgataaataattaatttcttttaatcttGTTATTTCAACACACAGGCTACtactaaaaagtattattaagaGGAATGAGTAGGAAGTTTTAAATGATACAGGAATAATATACGCTTGTTATTAGTATAACATTTGGTTAATACGGGGACTTTTCTTTTACAGCGTCGATGCAATGGCAGCAGCCTCTAATGCGTCCGTAGAACAGGTTCGAACGATTTTGAATGAAGTGATAGACTGTCTGGAATCTCCAGATTACGCATCTAAATTGGACGAGGCCAAAGAAGCAGCTGGAAATGAAATGCTTAAAATGATGCAACTCGTATTCCCAATGGTTGTTCAGATTGAAATTGAAACTATCAAACGACATGGTTTCAGTGCTTCTCGAGAAGGTATTTGCCCCTGTGCCAGTACTAATAACCTTTAATGTATTGCCTATATCAAGGTTACGAATGACAGTTAAAgttttc encodes:
- the LOC116770854 gene encoding protein C10, with product MAAASNASVEQVRTILNEVIDCLESPDYASKLDEAKEAAGNEMLKMMQLVFPMVVQIEIETIKRHGFSASREGIVQFTQLVREMEVMDNEIARLHSRIRSHYLPPVSISSTVDTSL